From Streptomyces sp. NBC_00775, one genomic window encodes:
- a CDS encoding citrate synthase/methylcitrate synthase, protein MPINRAASTSVDVPRGLAGVVVTDTELGDVRGLEGFYHYRQYSAVELAQTRGFEDVWHLLAHGELPDAAQLAAFTARTARLRRLPDEVRAALPAIAAATGMSGPLAGLRTALSLFGASVGFRPVYDIDADRRRADTLAASAVVPTLLTALYRLGQGLEPVEPREDLAYAANYLYMLTGAEPDAACARAVEQYLISTIDHGFNASTFTARVIASTGADVAACLVGAVGALSGPLHGGAPSRALDTLDAIGTPDRIDPWIRERVLAGERIMGFGHPVYRTEDPRSRMLRGIAQRFGGPLVDFAVEVERQVEAILAELKPGRELHTNVEFYAGVVMELCGLPREMFTPTFAAARVVGWSANILEQAEDPKIIRPAARYVGPVAPVAVPQAA, encoded by the coding sequence ATGCCGATCAACCGAGCCGCGTCCACCTCTGTCGATGTACCGCGAGGACTCGCGGGCGTCGTCGTCACCGACACCGAACTGGGTGACGTCAGGGGGCTGGAGGGCTTCTACCACTACCGCCAGTACTCGGCCGTCGAACTCGCGCAGACCCGCGGCTTCGAGGACGTCTGGCATCTGCTGGCCCACGGCGAGCTGCCCGACGCGGCACAGCTCGCCGCCTTCACCGCACGAACCGCTCGGCTGCGCCGGCTGCCGGACGAGGTGCGCGCCGCACTGCCCGCGATCGCCGCGGCGACGGGAATGTCGGGACCGCTCGCCGGTCTGCGCACCGCGTTGTCGCTGTTCGGCGCCTCGGTGGGGTTCCGGCCCGTGTACGACATCGATGCCGACCGGCGCCGAGCGGACACCCTCGCGGCGTCCGCGGTCGTACCGACGTTGCTCACCGCGCTGTATCGGCTCGGGCAGGGGCTGGAGCCGGTCGAGCCGCGGGAGGACCTCGCGTACGCCGCCAACTACCTGTACATGTTGACGGGGGCGGAGCCGGATGCCGCATGTGCCCGTGCGGTCGAGCAGTACTTGATTTCGACCATTGATCACGGATTCAATGCATCAACGTTCACAGCCCGGGTGATCGCCTCGACGGGCGCGGACGTGGCGGCGTGCCTTGTGGGCGCGGTCGGCGCCCTTTCAGGGCCTCTCCATGGTGGCGCCCCCAGTCGGGCCCTGGACACCCTCGACGCGATCGGCACCCCCGACCGCATCGACCCGTGGATCCGCGAACGCGTCCTCGCGGGCGAGCGCATCATGGGCTTCGGGCACCCCGTCTACCGCACGGAAGACCCGCGTTCGCGCATGCTCCGCGGCATCGCGCAACGGTTCGGCGGCCCGTTGGTCGACTTCGCCGTCGAGGTCGAACGCCAGGTGGAAGCGATCCTGGCCGAGCTCAAGCCCGGCCGCGAACTCCACACCAACGTCGAGTTCTACGCCGGCGTCGTCATGGAACTCTGCGGCCTGCCCCGCGAGATGTTCACCCCCACGTTCGCGGCGGCCCGTGTCGTCGGCTGGAGCGCCAACATCCTGGAGCAGGCGGAGGACCCGAAGATCATTCGGCCGGCGGCGCGGTATGTGGGGCCGGTGGCGCCGGTGGCGGTGCCGCAAGCGGCCTGA
- a CDS encoding citrate synthase: MRDREAATPGLEGRRLSTKETAELLGVKPETVYAYVSRGQLSSRRDPGGRGSTFDAKEVEALARRNRRETGGSSSTGGELSVRTRITLIDKDRYYFRGVDATELAARYSYEEIAEWLWTGELRPGVTFTAPEASVTVARRAVDALPEHSGPTDRLRVAAIAAAAADPLRFDLSEDAVLGTGRTLIPTLVAALPPLRHDHRDEGPLAHRLWGRLSGRTPDDASLRVLDTALGLLVDHDLAASTLAVRVAASARAHAYAAVSAGLGVLEGPLHGAASGLAHRLLLDVLDLGSAAPVVADELRAGRRVPGLGHRLYPGEDPRARALFTLLEDMPGAAPALAAARDIVTTTARHTPLHANVDLALAVFTVSSGMSASAGETIFAIARTAGWIAHTLEEYEERPLRMRPSGRYVGDRPPQPLPGPQER, translated from the coding sequence ATGAGGGATCGAGAAGCGGCAACGCCAGGGCTCGAAGGCCGACGGCTCAGCACCAAGGAGACCGCCGAGCTGCTCGGTGTGAAGCCCGAGACCGTGTACGCGTATGTGAGCCGCGGTCAGCTCAGCAGCCGACGCGACCCCGGAGGGCGCGGGAGCACGTTCGACGCCAAGGAGGTGGAGGCGCTCGCACGGCGCAACAGGCGGGAGACCGGTGGGAGTTCCAGCACCGGCGGCGAGCTCTCGGTCCGTACCCGCATCACCCTGATCGACAAGGACCGGTACTACTTCCGTGGCGTCGACGCGACCGAACTGGCCGCGCGGTACTCCTACGAAGAGATCGCCGAATGGCTGTGGACCGGAGAGCTGCGGCCCGGCGTCACGTTCACCGCCCCGGAGGCGTCGGTGACCGTCGCCCGCCGCGCCGTCGACGCGCTGCCCGAGCACAGCGGCCCGACCGACCGGCTGCGCGTCGCCGCGATCGCCGCCGCGGCCGCCGACCCTCTGCGCTTCGACCTCTCCGAGGACGCCGTCCTCGGCACCGGACGCACCCTGATCCCCACCCTCGTCGCCGCGCTTCCGCCCCTGCGGCACGACCACCGCGACGAGGGCCCGCTGGCCCACCGCCTCTGGGGGCGGCTCTCCGGCCGTACGCCCGACGACGCGTCACTGCGCGTACTGGACACGGCACTTGGGCTGCTCGTCGACCACGACCTGGCCGCCTCGACGCTCGCGGTCCGGGTCGCCGCGTCGGCCCGGGCCCACGCGTACGCCGCCGTGTCGGCGGGGCTCGGCGTGCTCGAGGGCCCGCTGCACGGCGCGGCCAGCGGGCTCGCCCACCGGCTGCTCCTTGACGTCCTGGACCTGGGCAGCGCGGCGCCCGTGGTCGCGGACGAGCTGCGCGCCGGGCGCCGTGTTCCCGGACTGGGGCACCGGCTCTACCCCGGCGAGGATCCACGCGCGCGTGCCCTGTTCACCCTCCTGGAGGACATGCCCGGCGCGGCGCCCGCCCTGGCTGCCGCCCGCGACATCGTGACCACGACCGCCCGCCACACGCCCCTGCACGCCAACGTCGACCTGGCGCTCGCCGTCTTCACCGTGTCCTCGGGCATGTCCGCGTCCGCGGGCGAGACGATCTTCGCCATCGCCCGAACGGCGGGCTGGATCGCCCACACCTTGGAGGAGTACGAGGAACGCCCGCTGCGCATGCGCCCGAGCGGCCGATACGTGGGCGACCGACCTCCGCAGCCACTCCCCGGCCCACAGGAGCGGTAG
- a CDS encoding sucrase ferredoxin, which yields MSTCTTASRDLDEPLAGTAATARTWLLIEQPGPWGAKALTESHLDPVLGRALEAAAEGTGVRIALIRRPGRHADCGTLTERHVYVAHTTPGNVWLHSAMTSNPEQVLNLDFAALGMGDPHTFETVLQGRPHTGDPLALVCTNGKRDRCCALLGRPLAAELATSGVEGVWEVTHLGGHRFSPTLLVLPYGYAYGRAEAHAVKEALQGVQEGRVVTEGCRGRSAWERPGQAAELAVRQATGEYAADALSVVRTDGTAPRWEVTVAHTDGRLWRVSVARGASLPPRPESCGSVLGSPARMDVVAVRELARTALAVPC from the coding sequence GTGAGTACGTGCACGACGGCGTCGCGGGACCTCGACGAGCCCCTCGCGGGGACCGCGGCCACCGCGAGGACATGGCTGCTGATCGAGCAGCCCGGGCCCTGGGGTGCCAAGGCGCTCACCGAGAGCCACCTGGACCCCGTGCTCGGCCGCGCTCTCGAAGCGGCCGCGGAGGGCACCGGCGTACGGATCGCGCTCATCCGCCGCCCCGGACGGCATGCCGACTGCGGCACGCTCACGGAGCGCCATGTGTATGTAGCCCACACCACTCCGGGAAACGTATGGCTGCACAGCGCCATGACGTCCAACCCCGAGCAGGTGCTCAACCTCGACTTCGCCGCCTTGGGCATGGGTGACCCGCATACCTTCGAGACGGTTCTCCAGGGCCGGCCCCACACAGGGGACCCGCTCGCTCTCGTCTGCACCAACGGCAAGCGCGACCGCTGCTGCGCCCTGCTCGGACGCCCGCTCGCGGCCGAGCTCGCCACCTCCGGGGTGGAGGGCGTCTGGGAGGTCACCCATCTGGGCGGTCACCGCTTCTCGCCCACGCTGCTCGTCCTGCCGTACGGATACGCGTACGGGCGCGCCGAGGCCCACGCCGTCAAGGAAGCCCTCCAGGGCGTCCAGGAGGGTCGTGTCGTCACCGAGGGCTGCCGCGGGCGCTCCGCCTGGGAGCGGCCGGGCCAGGCGGCCGAGCTGGCCGTGCGTCAGGCCACGGGGGAGTACGCCGCCGACGCCCTGAGCGTGGTCCGTACGGACGGCACCGCGCCGCGCTGGGAGGTCACCGTCGCCCACACCGACGGCCGTCTGTGGCGCGTCAGCGTCGCGCGGGGCGCCTCACTGCCGCCCCGCCCGGAGAGCTGCGGTTCGGTGCTGGGGTCGCCTGCCCGGATGGACGTGGTGGCGGTACGGGAGCTGGCGCGGACGGCGCTCGCCGTGCCCTGCTGA
- a CDS encoding ATP-binding protein — MSPTPPARRLRLGLPRRVFSQVLLMQVAIAAGVAVLATGLFLAPLSAQLDDQAMRRALAIAQTTAVQPQIAEDLRTTRPSVNGPVQAEAERIRKASGAEYVVVMDMKGIRWSHRDPAEIGKPVSTDPREALSGKDVMEIDTGTLGRSARGKVPLRGVDGDIIGAVSVGITYDSVRARLIDAIPGLFGYAGGAMAVGALAAYLISRRVQRQTRDLAFSDISALLAEREAMLHGIREGVVALDRGGRVRLLNDEAQRLLGVEAEAIGQPLDDALGPGRTTDVLAGRVTGTDLLTVRGQRVLVANRMPTDDGGAVATLRDRTELEQLGRELDSTRGLIDALRAQDHEHANRMHTLLGLLELEMYDDAVEFVGEVVGDHRVTAEQVTEKIHDPLLAALLVGKATVAAERGVALWISDGTMLPDRLIDPRGLVTVVGNLVDNALDAVAGTPHARVEVELRAEGRTAVLRVRDTGPGIPEERRELIFTDGWTTKKPPAHGKRGIGLSLVRRLAERQGGSAEVAEADGGGAEFTVVLPEALTEPGLAPEPEALTVPAPASPERQEPTAPESRLAPEPEPRLVPIPTPSPEAPSTVTEAKNATDAKEESR; from the coding sequence ATGAGCCCCACTCCCCCCGCACGACGACTGCGCCTCGGTCTGCCGCGGCGGGTGTTCTCGCAGGTGCTGCTGATGCAGGTGGCGATCGCGGCGGGAGTCGCCGTACTCGCCACCGGACTGTTCCTCGCGCCGCTGAGCGCACAGCTGGACGACCAGGCGATGCGCCGCGCACTCGCGATCGCGCAGACCACCGCGGTCCAGCCGCAGATAGCCGAGGACCTCCGGACCACGCGACCGTCCGTGAACGGGCCCGTGCAGGCCGAGGCCGAGCGGATCCGGAAGGCCAGCGGGGCCGAGTATGTCGTAGTCATGGACATGAAGGGCATCCGCTGGTCGCACCGCGATCCGGCGGAGATCGGCAAGCCGGTCTCGACCGACCCGCGCGAAGCCCTGAGCGGCAAGGACGTCATGGAGATCGACACCGGCACGCTGGGCCGCTCGGCCCGCGGCAAGGTGCCCCTGCGCGGCGTCGACGGCGACATCATCGGCGCCGTCTCGGTCGGCATCACGTACGACAGCGTGCGCGCCCGGCTGATCGACGCCATCCCGGGGCTCTTCGGGTACGCGGGCGGAGCCATGGCCGTCGGTGCGCTGGCCGCGTATCTCATCTCCCGACGGGTGCAGCGGCAGACCCGTGACCTGGCCTTCTCCGACATCTCCGCACTGCTCGCGGAGCGCGAGGCGATGCTGCACGGCATCCGCGAGGGCGTCGTCGCCCTGGACCGCGGCGGCCGCGTACGCCTCCTCAACGACGAGGCGCAACGACTGCTCGGCGTCGAGGCCGAGGCCATCGGGCAGCCGCTCGACGACGCGCTCGGTCCGGGACGTACGACCGATGTACTGGCCGGACGCGTCACCGGCACCGATCTGCTCACCGTCCGCGGCCAGCGCGTCCTGGTCGCCAACCGGATGCCCACCGACGACGGGGGCGCCGTCGCCACGCTGCGCGACCGCACGGAGCTGGAGCAGCTCGGCCGCGAACTCGACTCCACGCGTGGCCTGATCGACGCCCTGCGCGCGCAGGACCACGAGCACGCCAACCGTATGCACACGCTCCTGGGGCTGCTCGAACTGGAGATGTACGACGATGCCGTGGAGTTCGTCGGAGAGGTGGTCGGCGACCACAGGGTCACCGCCGAACAGGTCACCGAGAAGATCCACGATCCGCTGCTCGCCGCCCTGCTGGTCGGCAAGGCGACCGTCGCGGCCGAGCGCGGTGTGGCCCTGTGGATCTCGGACGGAACGATGTTGCCGGACCGGTTGATCGACCCGCGGGGTCTGGTGACCGTGGTCGGGAACCTCGTCGACAACGCCCTCGACGCCGTCGCGGGCACACCGCACGCGCGCGTGGAGGTCGAATTGCGCGCCGAGGGGCGTACCGCCGTACTGCGGGTACGGGACACCGGGCCCGGAATCCCGGAGGAGCGGCGGGAGTTGATCTTCACCGACGGATGGACCACCAAGAAGCCCCCGGCGCACGGCAAGCGCGGAATAGGCCTCTCCTTGGTGCGCCGGCTCGCCGAGCGGCAGGGTGGCAGCGCGGAGGTGGCCGAGGCGGACGGCGGGGGCGCGGAGTTCACAGTCGTACTGCCGGAGGCACTGACCGAGCCGGGGCTCGCACCGGAGCCGGAGGCGCTGACGGTGCCCGCGCCGGCGTCGCCGGAGCGGCAGGAACCGACCGCACCGGAATCGCGCCTCGCGCCGGAGCCCGAACCCCGGCTCGTGCCGATACCGACCCCCTCCCCGGAGGCCCCCAGCACTGTCACGGAAGCCAAGAACGCCACGGACGCCAAGGAGGAGTCGCGATGA
- a CDS encoding response regulator, with protein MIEVLVVDDDIRVARVNAAYVEKVPGFHVAGEAHSAAEALRRMEALPHLDLVLLDHYLPDETGLAVVQEMRRRGHQTDVIMVTAARDISTVQAAMRQGALQYLVKPFAFAGLRAKLEAYADLRRTLDGGGEAEQSEVDRIFGALSASAEPDLPKGHSPTTAELVRRALVNAEGPLSAQEIAEVTGLSRQTAQRYLKLLERTGRARLTLKYGDAGRPEHRYVWATRA; from the coding sequence ATGATCGAGGTCCTGGTCGTGGACGACGACATCCGGGTCGCGCGCGTGAATGCCGCCTACGTGGAGAAGGTTCCGGGCTTCCATGTCGCGGGCGAGGCGCACAGCGCGGCCGAGGCGCTGCGCCGGATGGAGGCGCTGCCCCATCTGGACCTGGTTCTCCTGGACCACTATCTGCCGGACGAGACGGGCCTCGCGGTCGTCCAGGAGATGCGCCGGCGCGGCCACCAGACCGACGTGATCATGGTGACCGCGGCACGTGACATCTCGACCGTCCAGGCGGCGATGCGGCAGGGCGCGCTCCAGTACCTGGTCAAGCCCTTCGCCTTCGCGGGCCTGCGCGCCAAGCTGGAGGCGTACGCGGATCTGCGCCGCACTCTCGACGGCGGCGGCGAGGCCGAGCAGTCCGAGGTGGACCGGATCTTCGGCGCCCTGTCGGCGAGCGCGGAGCCGGATCTGCCGAAAGGCCACTCCCCCACGACCGCGGAGCTCGTACGCCGCGCCCTGGTGAACGCCGAGGGCCCCCTGTCGGCGCAGGAGATCGCGGAGGTGACCGGACTGAGCCGGCAGACCGCCCAGCGCTATCTGAAGCTCCTGGAGCGCACGGGGAGGGCCAGGCTGACCCTCAAATACGGCGACGCGGGCCGCCCGGAGCATCGTTACGTCTGGGCGACGCGCGCCTGA
- a CDS encoding ABC transporter substrate-binding protein: MRKTARYSALAAAGLLALTSLTACANDAASSTADSGSNGGGGKGEHVKIMVGGLDKVIYLPAMLTQRLGYFNDEGLDVQLLSEPAGVQAETALVSGQVQGAVGFYDHTLDLQTKGKSVESVVQFSQAPGEVEIVSKKRADDITSPKDFKGRKLGITGLGSSTDFLTKYLAVKNGVKVSEFTPVAVGAGPTFISALQKGAIDGGMTTDPTVATVLQKDLGKVLIDMRTPEGSQKALGGPYPSSSLYMQTDWVNSHKETVQKLANAFVKTLKWMSTHTATEIAAKMPADYSQDSKTLYASAIQSTLPMFTEDGVMPEDGPETVEKVLKAFNPNIKNANVDLSKTFTTEFVKKAATG; this comes from the coding sequence ATGCGCAAGACCGCCAGATACTCCGCACTGGCAGCCGCCGGTCTGCTCGCTCTCACCTCGCTCACCGCCTGCGCCAATGACGCCGCCAGCTCGACGGCCGACTCCGGCAGCAACGGGGGCGGCGGCAAGGGTGAACACGTCAAGATCATGGTCGGTGGCCTGGACAAGGTCATCTACCTGCCCGCGATGCTCACGCAGCGGCTCGGCTACTTCAATGACGAGGGTTTGGATGTCCAACTCCTGAGCGAGCCGGCCGGTGTTCAGGCCGAGACGGCCCTGGTCTCCGGACAGGTGCAAGGAGCCGTCGGCTTCTACGATCACACCCTGGACCTGCAGACCAAGGGCAAGTCCGTGGAGTCCGTCGTGCAGTTCTCGCAGGCGCCCGGCGAGGTCGAGATCGTCTCCAAGAAGCGTGCGGACGACATCACTTCGCCCAAGGACTTCAAGGGCAGGAAGCTCGGCATCACCGGGCTCGGCTCCTCGACCGACTTCCTCACGAAGTACCTGGCGGTCAAGAACGGTGTGAAGGTCAGCGAGTTCACACCGGTCGCCGTCGGCGCCGGACCGACGTTCATTTCCGCCCTCCAGAAGGGGGCCATCGACGGCGGCATGACGACGGACCCGACCGTCGCCACGGTCCTGCAGAAGGACCTCGGCAAGGTGCTCATCGACATGCGTACGCCGGAGGGGTCGCAGAAGGCGCTCGGCGGGCCGTACCCCTCGTCCAGCCTCTACATGCAGACGGACTGGGTGAACAGCCACAAGGAGACGGTTCAGAAGCTGGCCAACGCCTTCGTGAAGACCCTCAAGTGGATGTCCACGCACACCGCCACCGAGATCGCGGCCAAGATGCCCGCCGACTACTCACAGGACAGCAAGACGCTCTACGCCTCGGCGATCCAGAGCACGCTGCCGATGTTCACCGAGGACGGTGTGATGCCCGAGGACGGCCCCGAGACCGTCGAGAAGGTCCTCAAGGCGTTCAACCCCAACATCAAGAACGCCAACGTGGACCTGAGCAAGACGTTCACCACGGAGTTCGTGAAGAAGGCGGCCACGGGCTGA
- a CDS encoding ABC transporter permease: MSPDIMPEAVVALTMTEPGNKGRAHSRARAARKRKAIVAAARALLLVAVLGLWEVCARAKVIDPFNFSMPSKIWDQIYTWVMHGTALGSLGEQVWYTLHEALLGWVIGVIAGVVFGIALGRIAFLADVFGPYIKVLNSIPRIVLAPIFVIWFGLGPASKVASAVVLVFFPVFFNAFQGAREVDRNLVANARILGASDRRVTLQVVIPSATSWIFTSLHVSFGFALIGAIVGEYIGATKGIGLLVAQSQGTFNAAGVYAAMVILAVVALLAEGLLTFAERRIFRWKPSDSDR, from the coding sequence ATGTCGCCTGACATCATGCCCGAGGCCGTTGTCGCCCTGACAATGACCGAGCCCGGCAACAAGGGGCGCGCACACTCCCGCGCCCGTGCCGCACGCAAACGCAAGGCCATCGTCGCCGCCGCCCGCGCACTGCTCCTGGTCGCCGTGCTCGGCCTGTGGGAGGTGTGCGCGCGGGCCAAGGTCATCGATCCGTTCAACTTCTCGATGCCGTCGAAGATCTGGGACCAGATCTACACCTGGGTGATGCACGGGACCGCGCTCGGATCCTTGGGGGAGCAGGTCTGGTACACCCTCCACGAAGCGTTGCTCGGCTGGGTCATCGGTGTGATCGCCGGTGTGGTCTTCGGTATCGCGCTGGGGCGGATCGCCTTCCTCGCCGATGTCTTTGGTCCATACATCAAGGTGCTCAACTCCATACCGAGGATCGTCCTGGCACCCATCTTCGTGATCTGGTTCGGGCTCGGCCCCGCCTCCAAGGTCGCGTCCGCCGTGGTGCTCGTCTTCTTCCCGGTCTTCTTCAACGCCTTCCAGGGCGCCCGGGAGGTCGACCGCAACCTCGTGGCCAACGCCCGGATCCTCGGCGCGAGCGACCGCAGGGTGACGCTTCAGGTCGTCATTCCGTCCGCCACTTCGTGGATCTTCACCAGCCTCCACGTCAGCTTCGGCTTCGCGCTCATCGGCGCCATCGTCGGCGAGTACATCGGTGCCACCAAGGGCATCGGCCTGCTCGTCGCGCAGTCGCAGGGCACCTTCAACGCGGCCGGTGTGTACGCCGCGATGGTCATCCTCGCGGTCGTCGCCCTGCTGGCCGAGGGACTGCTGACCTTCGCCGAGCGCCGCATCTTCCGGTGGAAGCCGTCGGACTCCGACCGCTGA
- a CDS encoding ABC transporter ATP-binding protein, translated as MSADTSPAIELRGASKIFKTPSGGLHTAVRELDLTIGRGEFVAVVGPTGCGKSTTLTLVSGLEEPTEGEVLVAGEPVAGVGDKVGFVFQQDATFPWRTVLSNVMAGPRFRGVPKAEAKRKAREWLARVGLAAFEDRYPHQLSGGQRKRVALAATFVNDPEILLMDEPFSALDVQTRALMSDELLELWEGTGASVVFVTHDLEESIALADRVVVMTAGPATVKQVFDIDLPRPRKVESVRLEPRFIEIYREIWESLGEEVRITRERGAANVA; from the coding sequence ATGAGCGCAGACACCAGCCCCGCCATCGAGCTGCGGGGCGCGAGCAAGATCTTCAAGACCCCGTCAGGGGGTCTGCACACGGCGGTCAGGGAGCTGGACCTGACCATCGGCCGTGGCGAGTTCGTGGCCGTCGTCGGCCCCACCGGCTGCGGAAAGTCGACCACGCTGACCCTGGTGAGCGGTCTCGAAGAGCCCACCGAGGGCGAGGTCCTGGTCGCCGGCGAGCCGGTCGCCGGCGTCGGCGACAAGGTCGGCTTCGTCTTCCAGCAGGACGCCACCTTCCCCTGGCGTACGGTCCTGTCGAATGTGATGGCGGGCCCCCGCTTCCGCGGCGTGCCCAAGGCGGAGGCCAAGCGGAAGGCCCGTGAATGGCTTGCCCGAGTCGGGCTCGCGGCCTTCGAGGACCGCTATCCGCACCAGCTCTCCGGCGGCCAGCGCAAGCGTGTCGCCCTCGCCGCGACCTTCGTCAACGACCCCGAGATCCTGCTGATGGACGAGCCCTTCTCGGCGCTCGACGTACAGACCAGGGCCCTGATGTCGGACGAGCTGCTCGAACTGTGGGAGGGCACGGGCGCCTCGGTCGTCTTCGTCACCCACGACCTGGAGGAATCCATCGCGCTCGCCGACAGAGTCGTCGTGATGACCGCGGGACCCGCCACGGTGAAGCAGGTCTTCGACATCGATCTGCCGCGGCCGCGCAAGGTCGAATCGGTGCGCCTGGAGCCGCGGTTCATCGAGATCTACCGCGAGATCTGGGAATCGCTCGGCGAAGAGGTCCGCATCACCCGCGAGAGGGGTGCGGCCAATGTCGCCTGA
- a CDS encoding response regulator yields the protein MIDVLVVDDDFRVAEINAKYVGKVPGFRVAARAHSAAQALAAVERAPIDLVLLDHYLPDQTGLELVHRMRERGHGTDVIMITAASDVATVQTAMRLGALHYLVKPFTFAALRTRLDSYAALRRTVDRVGGRGVAGQEQVDRIFGALRTTPAPSSPGLPSGHSEPTTDLICDVLHRASHPLSAHEVAAETGLSRSTAQRYLRHLEQAGRLRLSLKYGDTGRPEHRYAWVAP from the coding sequence ATGATTGACGTCCTGGTCGTGGACGACGACTTCCGCGTCGCTGAGATCAACGCGAAGTACGTGGGGAAGGTTCCCGGCTTCCGGGTGGCCGCCCGCGCACACAGTGCTGCCCAGGCCCTGGCCGCCGTCGAGCGCGCGCCCATCGACCTGGTGCTGCTCGACCACTATCTGCCCGACCAGACGGGCCTCGAACTCGTCCATCGGATGCGCGAACGCGGCCATGGCACCGATGTCATCATGATCACCGCGGCCAGTGACGTGGCCACCGTGCAGACGGCGATGCGCCTGGGCGCCCTGCACTATCTGGTCAAGCCGTTCACCTTCGCCGCCCTGCGCACCCGCCTCGACTCGTACGCCGCCCTGCGCCGCACCGTCGACCGGGTGGGCGGCCGCGGCGTGGCCGGTCAGGAGCAGGTCGACCGGATCTTCGGCGCCCTGCGGACCACGCCTGCGCCCTCCTCACCGGGACTGCCCAGCGGTCACTCGGAGCCGACCACGGACCTCATCTGCGATGTACTGCACCGCGCGAGCCACCCGCTGTCGGCCCACGAGGTGGCCGCCGAGACCGGTCTGAGCCGATCCACCGCCCAACGCTATCTGCGCCACCTCGAACAGGCCGGACGCCTGCGCCTCTCGCTCAAGTACGGGGACACGGGGCGTCCGGAGCATCGGTACGCGTGGGTGGCGCCCTAG